In Anopheles bellator chromosome 2, idAnoBellAS_SP24_06.2, whole genome shotgun sequence, the genomic stretch GTCGCACCCCGCGCTGGATCAGCACGAGCATTCCGGAAGATTCCTGGAACACGGCGCTCGCTCAgcaatcgtcgtcggcgtACCACGTCAACAATCTGCTATCGCCCGTTCTGTTCTCCGAGGGCTTGCGGCACGTGCCGGCCAATGCGATTTGCATCGAAATTGCCCCGCACGGTCTGCTGCAGGCTATTCTGAAGCGCGCCCTCGGCAAGGACGCCACCAACTTGAGTCTCATGAAACGCGATCACGATAACAATATGATCTTCCTTCTGAGCAACCTTGGCAAGTGAGTGTCTTTTACCGTCGAGTGATAATCGAGTCCATCCTTTTTGGGCGATAGTTTACCAATTGTGTTCGTTCTGCCTTGAACAGATTGTACGCCGCCGGAGCTCAGCCGCAGGTGCAGAAGCTGTACCGTCCGATCACATATCCGGTTGGCCGTGGCACGCCCATGCTCAACTCGCTCGTCAAGTGGGATCACACCAACAAGTGGTTCCTCGCCCGCATCGGTGTCGAGAGTGAGTTTTACTATTTATCCCGTGGTCGCCATTGGTTTCACATGAaacgcattttatttttctcgcAGATAAATCCGGTGAGACGATCATCGATGTCAATTTGGGTAAAGACGAGGATGCTTACCTGGCAGGCCATACGATCGATGGCCGTGTGCTGTTCCCAGCCACCGGCTATCTCACGCTCGCGTGGCGCACCTTCGCCAAGATGCGCGGTGCCGATCTGGAGAAAACGCCGGTCGTAATCGAGAACGCCGTGTTCCATCGGGCTACCATCTTGCCGCGAGACGGCTCGGTAAAGTTCGGCATCAACTTCTTCGATGGCACGGGTGCGTTTGAGATCTGCGAGGGTGGTACACTGGCCGTTTCGGGTCGTCTTACGATCCCGGAGAGTATCGAGCAGGAGGAGCTCCCTCTGTCGAAGCTGGAAACGGACAAAGGCACATTGGCGCTCAACACGGGCGACGTGTATAAGGAGTTGCGCCTTCGTGGCTACGATTACGGCGGCCTCTTCCGCGGTGTGACGCGCAGTGATTCGCGGGCCATCACCGGTGAGCTGGAGTGGCGTGAGAACTGGGTTAGTTTCATGGACACGATGCTCCAGTTTAGCATCCTGGGTAAGGACTTGCGGGAACTGTATCTGCCGACGCGCATCGAAAAGATCGTCATCAACCCTGCCCGGCACCTGGAGCTGCTGAACAGTTTGGCCCCCGTGACAGCGAAGGATGCCGCCGCTGTAAAGAACGTCCCCGTGTATATGTACCGTGACATCAACGTCATCAAGAGTGGCGGTGTCGAGATGCGTGGACTTCGTGCCACACTTGCCCCACGGCGCCAGGGAACGCAAGCAGCGCCGACCCTTGAAAAGTATGTCTTCGTCCCGAACTGCAACGAGGAGAAGCAGCTGGCGGAGAACGCGGACAAAGCGCggcttcgatcgatcacgGCCGCCGTTCACCTGGTGATCGAGAACAGTGCCGGCGCGCTGAAGATCAAGGTGGTGGAAGCGAGTGCGGAACGAGCACCGGAAAGCACGATGGCGGGTACGGTGCAGGCGATCATCGAAGGCGAACCAACGCTGGCCAGCGATGTGGCAATCGCCACCACTCACCAGCCCGATTCGCTCGTCCAGCACTACGGTGAGTCAGGTGTGCGCGTCCTGAACAAGGATCTGACCGCGGGAGCCGCCATCGAGCAGAACTGCCACCTGGCGATCGCTTACGATCTGTTCGCCGGTATTGTGACGAACGGGGAACCGACCGTTGTGTTGCGCGGGCTGCGCGACACAATCAAGGCGGACGGTTTCGTGCTGCTCGAGGAATCCCGCATGGCACTGGACATGAAAACCGTGCGACCGGTGCTGGCCAACGCTGGCTTCCTTCTCGTCACGCAGCAAGTGTGCGATAAGCGGGTGTTCCTTCTGCTCCGTCCGATCAATGCGGAGCTGGCAGAGCGCAAGTCTGTGGTCGTGCCCATCACGGAGAAGAACTTTACGTGGTTGGAGTCGCTGAAGGAGGCCTTGGCCAAGGCAGAGGAAACCTCGACCTATGTGTACATCGTGTGTCAGGGCGAAGAACTGACCGGTGCCCAGGGACTGCTGAATTGCGTGAAAAACGAAGCGGGTGGCAAGTTTGCCCGGCTGTACTTCATCCAGGATCGTAGTGCACCGAAATTTTCGCTAACGGCCACCCCGTACCGTGAGCAACTGGCGAAGGATCTGATTTGCAACGTGTTGCGGCCCTCGACTGGTGCctccggtgcttccggtgcatGCTGGGGTTCGTATCGCCATCTGCGCCTCGACAGCCAATCGAACGCACCTTCGTTGCCGGTCGAACACGCGTACATCAACGCCCTGACGAAGGGTGATCTGGCGAGCTTGAAGTGGATCGAAAGTTCCTTATCCCGCGAACCGACGGATGATGCCCGTACGGAGCTGTGCACCGTGTACTATGCGCCGATCAACTTCCGCGATGTGATGCTGAGCTCGGGCAAGCTCGGTGCCGACGCGCTGCCGGGTGATCTCGCCACCCAGGATTGCATTCTGGGGCTGGAGTTTGCCGGGCGTGACTCGAACGGACGGCGCATCATGGCGATGGTGCAAGCCAAGTCCCTCGCTACGACGTGCGTGGCCCAGCGCAACATGATCTGGGCCATTCCGGACTCGTGGACCATGGAGCAAGCGTctaccgtgccgtgcgtttACTCGACCGTCTACTATGCGCTAGTGATGCGCGGTCGCATGAAGCGCGGCGAGTCGATTCTCATCCACGCCGGCTCGGGTGGTGTTGGACAGGCGGCCATCTCTGTCGCCCTGGCTGCCGGTGTGACCGTCTACACGACGGTCGGCTCGGCCGAAAAGCGAGCGTTCCTGAAGCGTACCTTCCCGCAGCTTACCGATCGGCATATTGGCAATTCCCGGGACTGTTCCTTCGAGCAGCTAGTGATGCGTGAAACGCAAGGCCGCGGTGTGGACCTGGTGTTGAACTCGCTGGCCGAGGAAAAGCTGCAGGCATCGGTTCGCTGTCTCGGGTTGAACGGCCGCTTCCTGGAGATTGGAAAGTTCGAtctgaacaacaacagcccgCTCGGAATGTCGGTGTTCCTGAAGAACACTTCGTTCCACGGCATCCTGCTGGACAGTGTGATGGAAGGGGAtgacgaaacgatcgccgagGTGGTCCGCCTGGTGGCGGATGGTATTGCGAGTGGCGCTGTGCGGCCCCTGCCGACGAGCCTGTTCACCGAGACGCAGGTCGAGCAAGCGTTCCGTTTCATGGCTTCCGGTAAGCACATCGGCAAAGTGGTGATCCGCGTGCGGGAAGAGGAGAAACAGAAGGTCATCGCACCTGCACCGAAGCACATCAACGCGATCCCACGTACGTACATGCACGCCGAGAAGGTGTACATCCTGATCGGTGGCCTGGGTGGCTTCGGACTCGAACTGTCGAACTGGCTGGTGTCACGGGGAGCGAAGATTCTCGTGCTCACGTCACGTTCGGGCGTTCGAAGTGGCTACCAAGCGCTCATGGTTCGCCGGTGGACGGAACGGGGCGTGAAGGTGGTGATCGATACGAACGATGTGACGACGCTGCGGGGAGCCCAGAAGCTGCTCACCGAGGCCGCCCGCCATGGTCCCGTCGGTGGTGTGTTCAATTTGGCTGCCGTCCTCCGCGATGGACTGCTGGAGAACGGAAGTGAGGCCGACTTCAAGGCCGTCTGCGTGCCGAAGGTGGATGGCACGAAGAATCTCGATGTGGCCACGCGCGAACTGTGCCCTGCGCTCGATTACTTCGTGTGCTTTTCGAGCGTCTCGTGCGGACGCGGTAACATCGGGCAGGTCAACTACGGGTTGGCCAACTCGGCGATGGAGCGTATCTGTGAGGCGCGCCATGCGGCCGGACTTCCGGCGACCGCCATCCAGTGGGGAGCGATCGGGGACACGGGCTTGGTGTTGGAGAATCTGGGCGACAACGATACGGTGGTCGGTGGAACGCTTCCGCAGCGGATGCCGTCCTGTCTGCAGACGATGGATCTGTTCATGCAGCAACCGTCGCCCGTGCTAGCGTCGATGGTGATCGCCGAGAAGCGCAAAACGGAATCGGGGGCGGGCGTGAGTCTGGTGAGCTGCATCGCGAACATTCTGGGACTGAAGGACACGAAGAATGTGTCGGACGCCTCCACACTGGCCGATCTCGGCATGGACTCGCTGATGGGTGCGGAAATCAAGCAAACGCTCGAGCGCAGCTTTGATCTCGTGCTGAGTGCGGCCGAGATTCGACTGCTCACCTTCGGCAAACTGCGATCGTTCGAGAAGGGTGGCGCTACGGCGCAAGAAGCCGCCGGTGCGGGTGGCGCAGCAGGCGAAGGGGCGGCGGACGGCAGCCCGAAATCATCGGCCGaacagcaactgcagcagcagcacgcggcCATTGGCGATGGAACCCAGGTCAAGTTCAGTGCCGAACTGATGCCGAAGGAGTGCCTGGTGAAGCTGGAATCGGCCGCAGCCCCAGCCAAAAAGGGTGCCACCGTGCGGCCCGTGTTTGTGGTGCACGCGATCGAGGGTGTCATTACGGCCCTGATCCCGCTGGCCAAAACGCTCCCCGTGCCCGTCTACGGTCTGCAGTGTGTCGAAGCGGCCCCACTCGATTCGCTCGTCACGCTGGCCGCGTACTACATCCGCCAGATACGCACGGTGCAGCCGCGCGGCCCTTACACGATCGTGGGCTACTCGTTCGGAGCTTCGATCGCCTACGAAATGGTGGCCCAGCTGGAGTCGGCCGGTGACAAGTGCAGCTTAATGCTGCTGGACGGTTCACCGCGGTACGTAAGCTGGTACACGGAGGCACAGAAGCAGCGCAACGCCAACGGCGAGGTCGTACAGGCGGTGGACGAAGCGTACGCACTGGCGTACTTTGCGATGGTGTGCGGAAAGCTGGACTACGGCAAGACGGCCCACGAGCTGGTGGAGGCGAAATCGTGGAACGATCGGGTGGCCAAGTGTGCCGAAATGGTGCACGCCAAGGCGCCCCAGTACTCGAAGCAGCTGGTAAGTGTTTCCCCTGCCTGACAGTGCAGCAGACGAGAGGGAGTATTAACGCgcctttcttcttttcgccttTCACCACCCAGCTGGAAACGACGGCCAAATCGTTCGTGGGTAAGATCGTCGCCAGCCACATGTACAAACCATCGTCCAAGATCAACGCCAACGTCAAGCTGGTCAAACCGACTGAAAACTACGCCAAGCTACAGGGCGACTACGGTCTATCGGATGTAAGTGTCGCGGGTGACAGACGGTGCGGCTAACGGAGTAGTAACTAACGTAATCGATGCTTCTTTCCCTCACCTCTGCAGCTCTGCAACCAAAAGGTAGAAATCTTGACCGTCAAGGgcgatcaccgatcgatgcTCATGGGCGACTCAATGAAACAGATTGCCAccgtgctgcagcagctgtTCTAAGGCCGCGCCCAACCATCATCCTCGTCAACATTCCCAGTTTATGGTTTTCTGTTGTACATAAGTGTGCGCCACCCGGTCTTCCGGGTCGGCTGAGGAATGCTTGCGACCGCCGTTTTTGATACCTAAGGACCCTAGCATGTAGAACGTAGTATTTAGTGAGTAGTGACGCCAATGTGACAACCGACCAGCAGCGCGGGATTCCCGGGGTTTAGCGCACAGTTTCCTTAATGGCGCTCCGTGAGTGCATTTTAAATGCATTTAGCGCACAGAGTGGCACCCTGCTCGGGAGTGATGGGGGTGTGTCACGGACCACTTTCCATATCTTCTACGTGTTTCGTTCACAAAATTAGCCTCGTGCGATTCGCatagcgaaacaaattttcttcaacaacaGGCACAGGGAGAGTGTGCAGTTGTTGTTACATCACATTCTTTTTAATGAAATCGATACGCTTCCTTCCATCTCTTCTCGTGTTCTCTATTCTTCTCTTTTGCTAAGTAACCTTTCGTCTTTAGCTACTTTTGCGCGAAAGTAGCCAAAGCCCCCGAAGTAACTCGAAGAGTGTCacgtttcatttgtttttattgcaacaCGTGTGATTTGGGTGGCGAGGAGTGAAACGTCTGAAAAGGGAGAGAGAtacacgaaacaaacaaaaaaggacatccaGGTTTAGCGATTAAGAGCAAAACACGAACAACATTCGGAAGAATAGATGTGAACATACATTGGTTAACAAGTAAGCCTAATTGAACTACTTATAGTGAATGGAATAAACGTCTCTTAAAGAGAGCATGTAGGAGCGCAACCAGCGGCTCATCCTGCGTCTAGGACTTAGAGGCAAATAAAACCCACAATCCTGTCGGAACCCCGACCTACTTACGAATTAACCGTATTTGTGCCCGTCCTTGCTGGTAGCACGCAAGCGAGCAAATCTCATTGAAACGATCACGAGTTCTATTGCACACTACTGTTGACGCTCCTCGTGCCCGTCGTTGTTCTATCTGCACTTGCACAATATCTGTCCAATATGGGAGATGAAGCAGCGTTGGCGCCGGTACAGTGGGCAGCTCGCTGATGGAAATCCTCCCATTGCGTATCGGGTAGCCTTTGCTGGGGTTTTCAATGAACGACGAAGGACACGAACACAAGAATATGGTATACGGACAGAACTTAGTTgttgaaaaaatgtacaatTCGATTGAAGGATGTAAATAAAGAAACCTTTTACGACCGCATTCGGCACAGATCATCAATCTTTCACGCATCCTACTGTTATCGAATCGTTACCTGAGTGTGTTTTCCTAGAAGCCGTCGGCGACTTTCGCCTCCAAGGCGTCAGATATCTGCACAGAAAACATATTTGTAACACAGAAACAAGCCACAAAGCGTCGGTGAGTGTCAAAATTACATTTACTTTGTCCAAGAACAACGCGTGCGCTAGATTAAAATTACATACATTTTGTTCGTATTGCTTTAGGGAGATGGAATCTTTTCCGAACCACGGCATATGCGCCTGCTTTGATCGGATTACTGTTTCTTAATGATGATATTAATGTTTTGTCTTATCAAGTATCAAGCGAGGTTATTTGCTGGGCCAACTGTACTACAAATAAAATACtggatttgtttttgaatgtttaGCCACCACACGATGCGTTGGATGGAATGTAGCGGAAAAGGTGTtaaaggaaacggaaatggctCGGTCTACTCTTTCTACGCACTGAACTCCTCTAGCGTCCGAATGACCAACACGGTCGTAGTGTAGGCAGCCTTATCTCAGGGAACGGAGGAACTGCCACCATCAACGCGGGCCGCTGGGTCCGTTTGGTTGCCGTCGTTCTCGTCGTCAgcttcatcgtcatcgagtGCCATCTTCGGGTCGGCCATCGCATACTCGGGATCGCAAGTGAACGAAATCGTAATCGCGTACCGTACGCCACGCGTTACCTGCTCCACGTGGTGCATATTTTCAGCGCCGGAAGTGAAGCCACTGACGCGAGCCCTGCGCGGCTCAATGTACACGTGCGTGCGGTTGTGTTTGCCCTCGTTGTCGATAAACacgaaccggccaccggaaaagtcTTTCCCGTAGTCGGTCAGGTACAGCAGCGTGGTGTAGTGGAACGAACGATAAGTGTCCTTGTCCACGTGCGCATGCCAGTACTCATCGTGGATCGTTttggcggtggcgttggtgaGGCGCGAGAAAAACGTCGGATGCGTCAGGTGGAGCGCATCCGCCCGCAGCCGAAACTGGTCGGCTACCGCTTGCTGTACTTTCTCCTTGACGTGCCGGTAAACGTTGATATGCTGCGCGGTGAAAATGCGGCGCGCTTCCGGCAGCTTGTAGATGTTTACGAACTGTGTCCCCTGCGAGAGAGCGCCCGAGTGAAGATCGAGTATCGAGGCACCGCCGGCCGACTGGCCGTGAGTAAAGCCAGCCCGGGCCAAATCAAGAAGAACGCCAGCTTCGGCCACGGAAACGATCTTATCGCTCACGAAACGACCACATTGGGCCGGTATGCAGCCGGCAAACTTGGTAATTTCCTCGAAGTACGGTCGCGAACAGTCGATCGGCTGGGTGCGCAGCTCCAGTACCTCCCGTTGGGTGGCGAACTTTTTCTCCCGTGTCCGGAACGTGGTGTAGTAAACGATGGCAGCAATGCCGACCATCAGTACGACTCGCGCCCAcatttggtgctgctgggccaCGCTTGGCGATGTGCCACCCGAGCTGCCGGACGACGTGAATTTCCTT encodes the following:
- the LOC131210197 gene encoding fatty acid synthase, encoding MPARFEEVTATDTRRGVPRDLAGNHYDQDGGRPPIMGNDICITGFSGRLPESSNIDEFKRNLFEGVDMVNDDDRRWPAGLYDLPTRIGKIKDEDLQHLDSEFFKIHQKQAECMDPQLRMLLECTHEAIIDAGINPQEIRGSRTGVYIGCSNSETEQHWCADPDLVNGYGLTGCARAMFANRLSFTFDFKGPSYAVDTACSSSLFALSQAFADMKAGHCDAAIVAGCGLILKPTMSLQFKRLNMLSKDGMCKAFDESGNGYVRSDGCVVTFLQRASDSRRIYASVLNVRTNTDGFKDQGITYPIGEMQKRLIRETYEEIGLNAADVVYVEAHGTGTKVGDPQEVNAITDYFCKDRKTPLLIGSVKSNMGHSEPASGVCSIAKILIAMEEGVLPGNLHYRNPNPDLYGLLDGRLKVVDRNMPWNGGIIGLNSFGFGGANAHVILKSNPKPKPISPRDGFPKLVIASGRTDEAVEAFLDQAAVSKDDEEFVGLVNEISSRNTPLHYHRGYTVVAGDGKPPVREVLEVSDEKRPLWFIYSGMGSQWASMARDLMQLEVFHNTIARCAEALRPEGVDLIDVLTKSDDSRFDNILNSFISIAAVQVALTDVLTHVGIVPDGMVGHSVGELGCAYADGCFTPEQTVLAAYWRGRSILDTELIAGQMAAVGLSWEECKEKLPKDVIPACHNSSDSVTISGPVASVGKVIADLNAQGIFAKGVKSSGIAFHSRYIADAAPKLRKSLDKIIPNPKSRTPRWISTSIPEDSWNTALAQQSSSAYHVNNLLSPVLFSEGLRHVPANAICIEIAPHGLLQAILKRALGKDATNLSLMKRDHDNNMIFLLSNLGKLYAAGAQPQVQKLYRPITYPVGRGTPMLNSLVKWDHTNKWFLARIGVENKSGETIIDVNLGKDEDAYLAGHTIDGRVLFPATGYLTLAWRTFAKMRGADLEKTPVVIENAVFHRATILPRDGSVKFGINFFDGTGAFEICEGGTLAVSGRLTIPESIEQEELPLSKLETDKGTLALNTGDVYKELRLRGYDYGGLFRGVTRSDSRAITGELEWRENWVSFMDTMLQFSILGKDLRELYLPTRIEKIVINPARHLELLNSLAPVTAKDAAAVKNVPVYMYRDINVIKSGGVEMRGLRATLAPRRQGTQAAPTLEKYVFVPNCNEEKQLAENADKARLRSITAAVHLVIENSAGALKIKVVEASAERAPESTMAGTVQAIIEGEPTLASDVAIATTHQPDSLVQHYGESGVRVLNKDLTAGAAIEQNCHLAIAYDLFAGIVTNGEPTVVLRGLRDTIKADGFVLLEESRMALDMKTVRPVLANAGFLLVTQQVCDKRVFLLLRPINAELAERKSVVVPITEKNFTWLESLKEALAKAEETSTYVYIVCQGEELTGAQGLLNCVKNEAGGKFARLYFIQDRSAPKFSLTATPYREQLAKDLICNVLRPSTGASGASGACWGSYRHLRLDSQSNAPSLPVEHAYINALTKGDLASLKWIESSLSREPTDDARTELCTVYYAPINFRDVMLSSGKLGADALPGDLATQDCILGLEFAGRDSNGRRIMAMVQAKSLATTCVAQRNMIWAIPDSWTMEQASTVPCVYSTVYYALVMRGRMKRGESILIHAGSGGVGQAAISVALAAGVTVYTTVGSAEKRAFLKRTFPQLTDRHIGNSRDCSFEQLVMRETQGRGVDLVLNSLAEEKLQASVRCLGLNGRFLEIGKFDLNNNSPLGMSVFLKNTSFHGILLDSVMEGDDETIAEVVRLVADGIASGAVRPLPTSLFTETQVEQAFRFMASGKHIGKVVIRVREEEKQKVIAPAPKHINAIPRTYMHAEKVYILIGGLGGFGLELSNWLVSRGAKILVLTSRSGVRSGYQALMVRRWTERGVKVVIDTNDVTTLRGAQKLLTEAARHGPVGGVFNLAAVLRDGLLENGSEADFKAVCVPKVDGTKNLDVATRELCPALDYFVCFSSVSCGRGNIGQVNYGLANSAMERICEARHAAGLPATAIQWGAIGDTGLVLENLGDNDTVVGGTLPQRMPSCLQTMDLFMQQPSPVLASMVIAEKRKTESGAGVSLVSCIANILGLKDTKNVSDASTLADLGMDSLMGAEIKQTLERSFDLVLSAAEIRLLTFGKLRSFEKGGATAQEAAGAGGAAGEGAADGSPKSSAEQQLQQQHAAIGDGTQVKFSAELMPKECLVKLESAAAPAKKGATVRPVFVVHAIEGVITALIPLAKTLPVPVYGLQCVEAAPLDSLVTLAAYYIRQIRTVQPRGPYTIVGYSFGASIAYEMVAQLESAGDKCSLMLLDGSPRYVSWYTEAQKQRNANGEVVQAVDEAYALAYFAMVCGKLDYGKTAHELVEAKSWNDRVAKCAEMVHAKAPQYSKQLLETTAKSFVGKIVASHMYKPSSKINANVKLVKPTENYAKLQGDYGLSDLCNQKVEILTVKGDHRSMLMGDSMKQIATVLQQLF